GCCAACAACATTATTACTTGGACGAGGTGCTAAAATTGTAGGTTCATTGGCAATAGCTGAAGCTATATTTGACGATAGGTCAAGATTGATAACATCAGAAGTTTCGCCGCGCATGACATCACCCATTAAATGGTAACGTTGCCATGTTGCTGACAAGTGTGAGTCATTGAGTATTTCGTCAAATAATTCATCTGCTTGCTGATAGCTATCAACAACCGACGATACATTCTCAAACTTATTTTCACTCATAAATATACCTTCAAAATCTAACTTCTCATTTATTACTCAACAAAAATCATTAAGTAATACTATATTTGCTATTGCCGCAGTAATTATTCCTGCAGTAATGGCCTGATTTTTTTATCTACTGCGTCACGTGCTCTAAATATTCTAGAGCGTACGGTACCAACAGGACAATCCATAACCGTTGCTATTTCTTCGTAGCTCATACCTTCTAACTCTCTTAGGTTGATTGCAGTGCGCAAATCTTCCGGCAATTGCTCAATGGTCTTAAACACGACACTCTTAATTTCAGCGGTTAATAATAATTTTTCTGGTGAAGCATTTTCCCGTAAAGCTTCACCTGAGTCATACATTTCTGCATCTTCAATTTCAATATCTGAGCCAGGAGGTTTACGCCCACCGGCTACTAAATGATTCTTCGCACAGTTAACAGCTATGCGGTATAGCCAAGTATAAAAAGCGCTATCGCCTCGAAAATTTGGTAAGGCGCGATAAGCTTTGATAAATGCTTCTTGTACTATATCAGGCACATCACTATGGTTTTTAACATAGCGTGAAACCAAATTTGATACTTTATGTTGGTACTTAGTTACCAGCAGGTTAAATGCGTTTTTATCACCACGTTGCACCCGCTCAACCAACTTCTGGTCAACGTTCTGTTCGCTCATTTGAGCCGTATCTCCTACTCACCATTATTTAACTTATCTACAACTGGTTTACATCTGGATCGTGGCAAACGCTACAAGTAGGACTAGCCTTGTGTTAAAAAGTTCGATAAATATTAAAAAAAAACTAATTTTTATTTATAAAAATAGTTTAGTACTGTTTTGTAACTGCAATAAAAGCTAATATTGAGCTATCAATTATTGTACCCCAATTTCAAGAATATATGAATCAACAACACAATTGTGACGTTTTAATTATTGGTAGTGGCGCCGCTGGATTATCTCTGGCACTTCATTTAGCAAAAAATGCCGATGTTATCATCCTAAGTAAAGGGCAAATCAATGATGGCTCAACCTTTTATGCTCAAGGTGGGGTTGCTGCTGTATTCGATGAAAATGACAGCGTTGCTTCTCATGTTGCGGACACCTTAATAGCAGGTGCTGGTTTATGTGATGAATCAGCGGTGCAATATACGGCTGAAAATGCTAAAAAGTGTTTGGAATGGTTAATTGATAAGGGCGTACATTTTGACCAAGAAATGCCAGCCGCTAATGGTGAAATTAATTATCATTTAACGCGTGAAGGCGGTCATAGTCATCGTCGAATTTTGCACTCAGCCGATGCGACGGGTCAAGCGATACAAACTACCTTAGTTTCTCAAGTAAAAAATCATAGCCGAATTCGTATATTTGAACGTTACAATGCCATTGACTTGGTTTATCAAGAAAATAAAGCGATAGCAAAACGTGAATGTATTGGTGCTTATGTATGGAATCGCAATGACGAACATGTTGAGCGTGTTTTTGCCAAAAAAACCATTTTAGCCACTGGTGGCGCCAGCAAGGTTTATCAATATACCTCTAATCCTGACGTGGCAAGTGGCGACGGCATTGCCATGGCATGGCGTGCAGGTTGCCGTGTTGCGAATATGGAGTTTAATCAGTTTCACCCCACTTGCTTGTTCCACCCTGAAGCCGGTACATTTTTGTTAACAGAAGCATTACGAGGTGAAGGTGCTGTACTTCTTCGCCCAGATGGTAGCCGGTTTATGCCTAGCTTTGACGAGCGAGCAGAGTTAGCACCACGAGATATTGTAGCGCGGGCAATTGATTTTGAAATGAAACGCTTAGGCGCTGATTGTATGTATTTGGATATTAGTCATCAATCAAGTGACTTTATTAAGCAACATTTCCCAACTATTTATGAACGCACGTTAGCCTTAGGTATTGATATAACCAAACAACCTATGCCGGTTGTACCCGCAGCCCATTATACTTGTGGTGGCGTGATGATTAACCAACAAGGTAAAACCGATATTGAGCATTTATATGCCATAGGTGAAGTTGCTTATACTGGTTTACATGGTGCAAACCGTTTAGCAAGTAACTCGTTATTAGAATGCCTTGTTTTTGCGCGTGCAGCAGCCATTGATATTGAACAAACATTAGATTTGACCAAGCCATGCATAACATTACCTCCATGGGATGAAAGTCGAGTCACTAACTCTGATGAAGAAGTTGTTATTCAGCATAACTGGCACGAACTGCGTCTATTTATGTGGGATTTCGTTGGTATTGTAAGAACAACAAAACGTTTAGAGCGTGCTTTGCACCGCGTTGAGTTATTACAAAGTGAA
The Colwellia sp. Arc7-D genome window above contains:
- the rpoE gene encoding RNA polymerase sigma factor RpoE yields the protein MSEQNVDQKLVERVQRGDKNAFNLLVTKYQHKVSNLVSRYVKNHSDVPDIVQEAFIKAYRALPNFRGDSAFYTWLYRIAVNCAKNHLVAGGRKPPGSDIEIEDAEMYDSGEALRENASPEKLLLTAEIKSVVFKTIEQLPEDLRTAINLRELEGMSYEEIATVMDCPVGTVRSRIFRARDAVDKKIRPLLQE
- the nadB gene encoding L-aspartate oxidase; translated protein: MNQQHNCDVLIIGSGAAGLSLALHLAKNADVIILSKGQINDGSTFYAQGGVAAVFDENDSVASHVADTLIAGAGLCDESAVQYTAENAKKCLEWLIDKGVHFDQEMPAANGEINYHLTREGGHSHRRILHSADATGQAIQTTLVSQVKNHSRIRIFERYNAIDLVYQENKAIAKRECIGAYVWNRNDEHVERVFAKKTILATGGASKVYQYTSNPDVASGDGIAMAWRAGCRVANMEFNQFHPTCLFHPEAGTFLLTEALRGEGAVLLRPDGSRFMPSFDERAELAPRDIVARAIDFEMKRLGADCMYLDISHQSSDFIKQHFPTIYERTLALGIDITKQPMPVVPAAHYTCGGVMINQQGKTDIEHLYAIGEVAYTGLHGANRLASNSLLECLVFARAAAIDIEQTLDLTKPCITLPPWDESRVTNSDEEVVIQHNWHELRLFMWDFVGIVRTTKRLERALHRVELLQSEIEEYYCNFRVSNNLLELRNLVQVAELIIRSALDRKESRGLHYTLDFPELLSEAKITILTPSNIDHFKALTQVSFSFAK